The uncultured Hyphomonas sp. genome includes a window with the following:
- a CDS encoding TonB-dependent receptor — MKKFKYGASLIAIAGIAASHAQAQEAAPAEPAAKVKRLQAVTVTATKRTESAQSIPVAVTALGEQELKALGVKSFNDYLIQLPGVTAGGAGPGQNTIYIRGLASTTPNLTVAGVAGLAPNVSFYLDEQPLAQPGRNLDVYAADIERVEVLSGPQGTLFGASSQAGTVRMITNKPSLNGFDAGFSASTSFTDGGEMSNSVEAMINLPVSDKFAVRGVVYTDTQGGYIDNVGGTLTAEESARFRSAGTVRANGVPVSRQRDGFQSATQVADNLADNDPTNDNPLLADLSNVNFIAADNGTIAENDINDVTYKGFRLSGLYEINEDWDILLQHSQQQIDAEGVFSADPELDDYDIVRFTPESTEDKFHNTAWTVNGRLGALEAVYTGAYTERTTDQVVDYSDYLFVGQYLPYYICDGSVTYPSGAPTGTCYAPNLYVTSHSETKVQTHELRFNTPEQYRWRATFGGFFSDLELAERNDFVYPGSTMVQGFGTLTGFAPNYPLTNTDVTGEIGKAYPGYYSDPGPFPAGVIFRNDVKRTDKQFGIFGETSFDITDQFSLTLGARYYDVEVDMEGSANSSFYNLGTDTDAQRAGTNISYIYGPNRPAGNPDKAATDGFIYKVTGEWTPTADLLFYATYSEGFRAGLLNRPGGTQGPGGYVVPYAVDTDEVKNYELGWKTELFDNSLRFNGSAFFVKVDGLQTTIFDPSIVNLFFSDNAANAEIKGVEGDFTWAPASIDGLTVAGAFSFLDTEITEVLVPTNDVVKGSDLAFAPSYQGNLRVRYEWDLEQQIAGQSLRAHVMPQVIISDDSFTDVIEINKMKLDGYTTLGASAGVTGDNWTAELFASNLTNEYAALSGSFVYDRERITPMRPRTIGFRFSYDY; from the coding sequence ATGAAGAAGTTTAAGTACGGCGCTTCGCTTATCGCGATCGCCGGCATTGCCGCATCGCATGCACAAGCCCAGGAAGCCGCACCGGCTGAGCCGGCTGCAAAAGTCAAGCGCCTTCAGGCGGTCACCGTGACGGCCACCAAGCGCACCGAAAGCGCCCAGAGCATTCCTGTTGCCGTGACAGCGCTCGGCGAGCAGGAACTCAAAGCGCTCGGCGTGAAAAGCTTCAATGACTATCTGATCCAGCTGCCGGGCGTGACCGCCGGCGGTGCTGGCCCCGGCCAGAACACGATCTATATCCGCGGCCTCGCTTCGACGACGCCGAACCTGACGGTCGCCGGCGTTGCGGGCCTTGCGCCGAACGTCAGCTTCTATCTCGACGAACAGCCGCTGGCCCAGCCGGGCCGTAACCTCGACGTCTACGCTGCCGATATCGAGCGCGTGGAAGTCCTCTCCGGTCCGCAGGGCACGCTCTTCGGAGCCAGCTCGCAGGCCGGTACGGTCCGCATGATCACCAACAAGCCGTCGCTGAACGGCTTTGACGCAGGCTTCAGCGCGTCCACCTCGTTCACCGATGGCGGTGAGATGAGCAATAGTGTCGAAGCGATGATAAATCTGCCGGTCAGCGACAAGTTCGCTGTCCGCGGCGTTGTCTACACCGACACACAGGGCGGCTATATCGACAATGTCGGGGGGACACTGACCGCGGAAGAATCCGCCCGTTTCCGCTCAGCCGGAACGGTCCGCGCCAATGGCGTTCCCGTCAGCCGCCAACGTGATGGCTTCCAATCTGCAACTCAGGTTGCAGACAATCTGGCGGACAATGACCCAACAAATGACAACCCTCTTCTGGCAGACCTGTCCAACGTCAATTTCATTGCTGCCGATAACGGCACCATTGCCGAAAACGACATCAATGATGTGACCTACAAAGGCTTCCGCCTGAGCGGTCTGTATGAAATCAACGAGGACTGGGACATCCTGCTCCAGCACTCACAGCAGCAGATCGATGCCGAAGGCGTGTTCTCCGCCGATCCGGAACTGGACGATTACGACATCGTCCGCTTCACGCCGGAAAGCACCGAGGACAAGTTCCACAACACCGCCTGGACGGTGAACGGCCGCCTCGGCGCGCTGGAGGCCGTTTACACGGGCGCGTACACGGAACGGACAACAGACCAGGTTGTCGATTATTCCGACTATCTGTTCGTCGGCCAGTACCTGCCCTACTATATCTGCGACGGCTCGGTGACCTATCCGTCCGGCGCGCCGACAGGCACCTGCTACGCCCCGAACCTTTATGTCACATCACACAGCGAAACGAAGGTGCAGACGCACGAACTGCGCTTTAACACGCCGGAACAATACCGCTGGCGCGCAACGTTCGGCGGCTTCTTCAGCGACCTTGAGCTCGCCGAACGCAACGACTTCGTCTATCCGGGCTCGACCATGGTTCAGGGCTTTGGAACGCTGACCGGCTTTGCCCCGAACTATCCGCTGACCAATACAGATGTGACCGGTGAGATCGGCAAGGCTTATCCGGGCTATTACAGCGACCCGGGCCCCTTCCCGGCAGGCGTCATCTTCCGGAACGACGTCAAGCGGACGGACAAACAGTTCGGTATCTTTGGCGAAACCAGTTTCGACATCACCGACCAGTTCTCCCTGACATTGGGCGCGCGTTACTATGATGTTGAGGTGGACATGGAAGGCAGCGCGAACTCATCCTTCTATAATCTCGGCACAGACACAGACGCACAGCGGGCTGGCACCAACATCTCCTACATCTACGGCCCCAACAGACCGGCGGGGAACCCGGACAAGGCGGCAACTGACGGCTTCATCTACAAGGTCACGGGTGAGTGGACGCCGACAGCCGACCTGTTGTTCTATGCGACCTATTCGGAAGGCTTCCGGGCCGGCCTGCTGAATCGCCCGGGCGGCACGCAGGGCCCCGGCGGCTACGTCGTACCGTATGCTGTGGATACGGACGAAGTGAAGAACTATGAACTCGGCTGGAAAACCGAGCTCTTCGACAACTCGCTCCGCTTCAACGGTTCTGCCTTCTTCGTCAAAGTCGACGGCCTGCAGACCACGATCTTCGATCCGTCGATCGTGAACCTGTTCTTCTCGGACAACGCAGCCAACGCGGAAATCAAAGGTGTCGAAGGCGACTTCACCTGGGCCCCGGCTTCCATTGACGGCCTCACCGTCGCGGGTGCCTTCTCCTTCCTGGATACGGAGATCACGGAAGTCCTGGTGCCGACCAATGATGTTGTCAAAGGATCGGACCTGGCCTTCGCGCCGTCCTATCAGGGTAACCTGCGCGTCCGCTACGAGTGGGACCTTGAGCAGCAGATTGCCGGCCAGTCGCTTCGCGCCCACGTGATGCCACAGGTCATCATCTCCGATGACTCGTTCACCGATGTGATCGAGATCAACAAGATGAAGCTCGACGGTTACACCACGCTCGGCGCCTCCGCTGGTGTGACGGGCGACAACTGGACGGCTGAACTCTTCGCCAGTAACCTGACGAATGAGTATGCAGCCCTCAGCGGCAGCTTTGTCTATGACCGCGAACGCATCACGCCGATGCGTCCGAGAACGATCGGTTTCCGCTTCTCCTACGACTACTAG
- a CDS encoding sulfotransferase, with the protein MTDLAAPENALQQAQKAIQAGDFQAASKITDDILAKQPQNRDALYMAAVCARYQNRHDDAFARLAELKAASPDYGRAWQEEGHLRSKLGDSAGALTAFERATRYNPSLIASWNAQADLLTAAGNPVAASNARAQAQRLQALPRELLAVTNHIHEGRIFRAEEIARAFLQRNPTHVEGMRLLADIGSRLGVQEDADFLLESAVELAPDNIQLRLDYIQVLRKRQKFAAALEQAQILMDRDPDNPVFQSHYAIESMQAGDYETALDYFERVLRVLPDDPATLVSRGHALKTYGRTDDAITSYRRAAEVAPGHGDAWYGLANLKTYRFSDAELTAMEAAAASPDLDHASRIHIAFALGKAREDRKDYDKAFEAYASGNALKHQTVRYTTEQMQAELSAQKTHCTQDLFEKQSGKGCQAPDPIFIVGLPRAGSTLIEQILASHPQVDGTLELPNILSLAHRLRGRSQITDRDRYPRILHDMSQEELCALGEDYIENTRIHRQGAPFFTDKMPNNFRHIGLIHLILPNAKIIDARRNPMDCCWSGYKQLFAEGQEFTYSLEDIGHYYRAYVDLMEHWDSVLPPERILRVQHEDVLDDLEGQVHRLLDYCGLPFDERCVNFHRTERAVRTASSEQVRRPINKAGLEQWRPYEAHLGPLKSALGPGLAPL; encoded by the coding sequence ATGACCGACCTGGCCGCCCCGGAAAACGCCCTGCAGCAGGCGCAGAAAGCCATTCAGGCTGGCGATTTCCAGGCCGCGTCGAAAATCACCGACGACATTCTGGCAAAGCAGCCGCAGAACCGCGACGCGCTCTACATGGCGGCTGTCTGCGCCCGGTATCAGAACCGGCATGACGACGCCTTCGCGCGCCTTGCGGAACTGAAAGCGGCCTCGCCGGATTATGGCCGGGCCTGGCAGGAAGAAGGCCACCTGCGCAGTAAACTGGGAGACTCTGCCGGTGCCCTGACAGCATTTGAGCGCGCGACCCGGTACAACCCGTCCCTCATCGCCAGCTGGAACGCGCAGGCCGACCTGCTCACCGCAGCCGGAAATCCTGTTGCCGCGAGCAATGCCAGGGCTCAGGCCCAGCGGCTGCAAGCCCTGCCCCGCGAACTTCTGGCGGTCACCAATCATATCCATGAAGGCCGCATCTTCCGGGCGGAGGAAATCGCCCGCGCCTTCCTCCAGCGCAATCCGACCCATGTGGAAGGCATGCGCCTGCTAGCCGATATCGGCTCCAGGCTGGGTGTTCAGGAAGATGCCGACTTCCTGCTGGAAAGCGCCGTAGAACTGGCGCCCGACAATATCCAGCTGCGGCTCGACTATATTCAGGTCCTGCGCAAGCGGCAGAAATTCGCTGCAGCCCTGGAGCAGGCTCAGATCCTCATGGACCGCGATCCGGACAATCCGGTCTTCCAGTCCCACTATGCGATTGAGAGCATGCAGGCCGGGGACTATGAGACAGCGCTCGATTACTTCGAACGTGTCCTGAGAGTGCTGCCAGATGATCCTGCCACGCTCGTGTCTCGCGGCCACGCCCTGAAGACCTATGGCCGGACAGACGACGCCATCACCTCCTATCGCCGCGCGGCCGAAGTCGCTCCGGGGCATGGCGATGCCTGGTACGGCCTGGCCAATCTCAAGACCTATCGTTTCAGCGACGCCGAATTGACTGCCATGGAAGCGGCTGCGGCCTCTCCTGACCTGGATCATGCTTCGCGCATTCATATCGCCTTCGCCCTCGGCAAGGCCCGCGAAGACCGCAAGGACTACGACAAGGCATTTGAGGCCTATGCCAGCGGCAATGCCCTGAAACACCAGACCGTACGATATACGACCGAACAGATGCAGGCGGAACTGTCAGCACAGAAGACGCACTGCACGCAGGACCTGTTTGAAAAACAGTCCGGCAAGGGCTGCCAGGCTCCGGACCCGATCTTTATCGTGGGCCTGCCGCGTGCAGGGTCCACGCTGATCGAGCAAATCCTGGCCTCACACCCGCAAGTCGATGGCACGCTGGAACTCCCCAACATTCTCTCGCTGGCCCACCGTCTGCGCGGCCGGAGCCAGATCACGGACCGGGACCGTTATCCGCGCATCCTGCACGATATGAGCCAGGAAGAGCTCTGCGCGCTTGGCGAGGACTATATAGAAAATACGCGCATCCACCGGCAGGGCGCGCCTTTCTTCACAGACAAGATGCCGAACAATTTCCGGCATATCGGTCTGATCCATCTGATCCTGCCGAATGCGAAAATCATCGATGCGCGCCGCAACCCGATGGATTGCTGCTGGTCGGGCTACAAGCAACTCTTCGCCGAGGGCCAGGAATTCACCTACAGCCTGGAAGATATCGGCCATTACTACCGCGCCTATGTCGACCTGATGGAACACTGGGACTCTGTCCTGCCGCCGGAGCGCATATTGCGGGTCCAGCATGAAGACGTTCTGGATGACCTTGAAGGCCAGGTGCACAGGCTGCTCGATTATTGCGGCCTGCCCTTTGATGAGCGGTGTGTGAACTTCCACCGGACGGAACGCGCCGTCAGGACGGCCAGCTCTGAACAGGTCCGACGCCCGATCAACAAGGCAGGACTTGAACAATGGCGCCCATATGAGGCACATCTTGGCCCTCTGAAATCTGCGCTGGGCCCGGGTCTCGCGCCCCTTTAG
- a CDS encoding MarR family transcriptional regulator — MNTRSEDALIALRRIQRMTELASKRLARTAGLTPSQLSVLRILTEFPEVSAGYLAQATQLKHATITSLIDKLEARGLISRRRSDEDKRRVWLRLLPAGKAALADAPDPLHQIFSERFNALPDWQQAMLIASLEQVTNLLDAENLDAAPVLHVGELDKEPL; from the coding sequence TTGAACACACGATCTGAAGACGCGCTGATCGCCCTGCGTAGAATCCAGCGGATGACGGAGCTGGCATCCAAGCGCCTCGCCCGGACGGCGGGATTGACGCCTTCACAGCTGAGCGTGCTGCGCATCCTCACGGAATTTCCCGAAGTGTCGGCGGGCTATCTTGCCCAGGCCACGCAATTGAAACACGCCACCATCACAAGCCTGATCGACAAGCTCGAAGCACGCGGCCTCATCTCACGCCGCAGGAGCGATGAAGACAAACGCCGCGTCTGGTTGCGTCTCCTGCCGGCAGGCAAGGCAGCCCTGGCGGATGCACCCGACCCGTTGCACCAGATATTCTCTGAACGCTTCAATGCCCTGCCGGACTGGCAACAGGCCATGCTGATTGCCTCACTGGAGCAAGTGACCAATTTGCTGGATGCAGAAAATCTGGACGCAGCGCCGGTTCTCCATGTCGGCGAACTCGACAAGGAACCCCTATAG
- a CDS encoding NCS2 family permease yields the protein MLNKLFDLDARGTTARTEIVAGITTFLAMSYIIFVNPDILTNAGMDKGAVFVATCLSAAIGSAIMGLYANYPIAIAPGMGLNAYFTYGVVIGMGLTWQVALAAVFMSGIIFVALSLLPIREWIINAIPMELKMAISAGIGLFLIIIGLSGVGIIVSHPATIVSLGDLGQTPALLAIMCFFLIGILEARKVPGGILISILVTTIAGVLIGAAPPPGLVSLPPSIAPTLFALDWSQALEVGIAVVVISFLFVDMFDTAGTLVSVAHKAGLLDEKGHVINLRKALIADSTATVAGAALGTSSATSYIESIAGVKAGGRTGLTALTVAGLFCLALFFAPLASAVQPYATMPALVYVGCLMTGGLTHVNWSEPTSFMPAVITAVAMPLTYSIANGIGLGIIVYVVLKAGAGRWKEISPGALVLAAAFLAKFIFLHSV from the coding sequence ATGCTGAACAAGCTTTTCGATCTCGATGCCCGTGGGACGACGGCCCGAACGGAAATCGTAGCAGGCATCACGACCTTTCTGGCGATGTCCTACATCATCTTCGTGAACCCCGACATTCTGACGAATGCCGGCATGGACAAGGGCGCCGTGTTCGTAGCGACCTGTCTGTCTGCCGCAATCGGCTCCGCCATCATGGGGCTTTATGCAAACTACCCGATCGCCATTGCGCCGGGCATGGGGCTGAACGCCTATTTCACCTATGGCGTGGTGATCGGCATGGGCCTGACCTGGCAAGTCGCGCTGGCGGCTGTGTTCATGTCAGGCATCATCTTTGTCGCACTCAGCTTACTGCCGATCCGCGAATGGATCATCAACGCCATTCCTATGGAATTGAAGATGGCAATCTCCGCCGGCATCGGGCTGTTCCTGATCATCATCGGACTGAGCGGTGTTGGCATAATCGTATCCCACCCGGCGACAATCGTCAGCCTCGGCGATCTGGGTCAGACACCTGCGCTTCTGGCGATCATGTGCTTCTTCCTCATCGGAATATTAGAGGCACGGAAGGTGCCCGGAGGCATTCTGATCAGCATTCTGGTGACGACGATTGCGGGCGTTCTGATCGGCGCAGCACCTCCGCCGGGACTGGTCTCCCTGCCCCCCTCCATTGCGCCAACGCTGTTTGCACTCGACTGGTCTCAGGCGCTGGAAGTGGGTATCGCGGTAGTCGTGATCTCCTTTCTCTTTGTGGACATGTTCGACACGGCAGGCACGCTTGTCTCTGTCGCGCACAAGGCGGGCCTGCTGGACGAGAAAGGGCACGTCATCAACCTTCGCAAAGCCTTGATAGCGGACAGTACGGCGACTGTGGCAGGCGCAGCGCTGGGGACCTCCTCTGCGACCAGCTACATTGAGAGCATTGCGGGCGTGAAAGCCGGTGGCCGGACGGGGCTGACCGCTTTGACGGTCGCAGGCCTGTTTTGCCTTGCCCTGTTTTTCGCGCCGCTGGCCAGCGCGGTGCAGCCCTACGCCACCATGCCTGCGCTTGTATATGTCGGATGCCTCATGACTGGCGGCCTGACACATGTGAACTGGTCAGAGCCGACATCGTTCATGCCCGCTGTCATCACAGCCGTCGCCATGCCGCTCACCTATTCCATCGCAAACGGCATCGGTCTCGGCATCATTGTCTATGTCGTTCTGAAAGCAGGCGCGGGCCGATGGAAAGAGATCAGCCCCGGTGCGCTCGTCCTGGCCGCCGCCTTCCTGGCCAAGTTCATCTTTCTCCACTCCGTCTGA
- a CDS encoding 5'-methylthioadenosine/S-adenosylhomocysteine nucleosidase, with translation MLRSFYGKLASVLILVTVSLAGACATPPSLTTSEPAATAVRISPDARERIAIATAYSPEFRVLLPSLEQAEEHRIQGVSYWTGELEGQPVVLFKTGVSIVNATMNTQRLVDEFNITHIVVSGVAGSIDPDLSIGDVIVPERWAKYDEATYLREIGPGVFKAPFPGVAPMAPPFGFMGTRGVRIATPEDAAPEPRLWFSADPGLLRIAAAASSAAQLTRCDGQSLCLPSAPVIRIGGAGLSGSVFMDNRTYRDYLHETFEAQVVEMETAAIAMVAYANGIPFIAFRSVSDLAGGGEASQNEIRAFEHLAAQNSAALVSAFLRQLASPISPANN, from the coding sequence ATGTTGCGCTCTTTTTACGGCAAGCTTGCTTCAGTTCTGATACTCGTGACCGTCAGCCTCGCGGGGGCCTGCGCGACGCCGCCATCCCTGACAACTTCCGAACCGGCAGCGACCGCCGTCCGGATCTCTCCGGATGCACGTGAACGGATCGCTATCGCCACAGCTTATAGTCCGGAATTCCGGGTGCTCCTGCCCTCACTTGAACAGGCTGAGGAACATAGGATTCAAGGCGTTTCCTATTGGACCGGAGAGTTGGAGGGTCAACCGGTCGTCTTGTTCAAAACCGGGGTGAGCATCGTCAATGCCACCATGAACACCCAGCGGCTGGTGGACGAATTCAACATCACGCACATCGTGGTCAGCGGCGTTGCCGGAAGCATCGATCCTGACCTCTCCATTGGCGACGTGATCGTGCCGGAACGCTGGGCTAAATATGATGAAGCGACATATCTGAGGGAAATCGGACCGGGCGTCTTCAAAGCCCCATTCCCCGGCGTCGCACCCATGGCACCCCCATTTGGCTTTATGGGCACACGCGGCGTACGCATCGCCACCCCCGAAGACGCGGCACCGGAACCGCGTCTGTGGTTCAGCGCAGACCCCGGCCTGTTAAGGATCGCCGCCGCGGCATCTTCGGCAGCACAGCTCACGCGCTGTGATGGGCAAAGCCTGTGTCTTCCGTCCGCGCCTGTCATCCGGATAGGCGGCGCAGGCCTTTCAGGTTCCGTCTTCATGGACAACAGAACCTACAGGGACTACCTGCACGAGACGTTTGAGGCGCAGGTCGTTGAAATGGAAACCGCCGCCATTGCCATGGTCGCCTATGCCAATGGTATTCCCTTCATCGCCTTCCGCAGCGTTTCAGACCTCGCCGGTGGCGGAGAGGCCAGCCAGAACGAAATACGCGCCTTCGAACATCTCGCCGCGCAAAACTCAGCAGCATTGGTGTCCGCATTCCTGCGTCAGCTTGCCAGCCCTATAAGTCCCGCAAACAATTAG
- a CDS encoding enoyl-CoA hydratase/isomerase family protein: MKSDYQALVLEQAGEVLTIRMNRPDRLNALNPQLVSELREVFQSLYFDRSVRVVILEGAGRAFCAGLDLKEPSGNQGERSIEQGLDNQRSIAEIYVAMRRCPQPIISLVQGAASGGGFALALASDIRILAEDARMNAAFIRIGLSSCDMGVSYFLPRMVGMSLASEYMLTGRFISAQRAMEIGLANRVVHGSELRKEAEAFAEDMLHATPLGLRLTKDGLNIAVDVSGLEAAMAIEDRNQMLTANDPNFAEGVAAFFEKRKPHYS; encoded by the coding sequence ATGAAATCTGACTATCAAGCTCTGGTTCTTGAGCAGGCTGGTGAGGTCCTGACAATCAGGATGAACCGTCCGGACCGGCTGAACGCGTTGAATCCTCAACTGGTTTCAGAACTCAGGGAGGTGTTCCAGTCGCTGTATTTCGACAGGTCCGTTCGTGTGGTCATTCTGGAAGGCGCCGGGCGGGCATTCTGCGCAGGGTTGGACCTCAAGGAGCCTTCAGGTAACCAGGGGGAGAGAAGTATCGAGCAGGGCCTGGATAACCAGCGGTCCATAGCCGAGATTTATGTTGCGATGCGGAGATGCCCGCAGCCGATTATCAGCCTTGTGCAGGGCGCGGCCAGCGGCGGCGGTTTTGCGCTTGCGCTGGCATCGGATATCCGCATCCTCGCAGAAGATGCGCGGATGAATGCCGCCTTCATCCGGATCGGTCTTTCATCCTGCGACATGGGCGTGTCCTACTTCCTCCCTCGTATGGTCGGGATGTCTCTTGCGAGCGAGTACATGCTGACCGGGCGATTTATCTCCGCGCAGCGCGCCATGGAGATCGGTCTGGCAAATCGGGTGGTGCATGGCAGTGAATTGCGCAAGGAGGCGGAGGCTTTTGCCGAGGACATGCTGCATGCGACACCGCTTGGCCTGCGCCTGACAAAAGACGGGCTGAATATCGCGGTCGATGTGTCCGGCCTGGAAGCCGCGATGGCAATTGAGGACCGGAACCAGATGCTCACGGCCAACGATCCGAATTTCGCCGAGGGAGTTGCGGCCTTTTTCGAAAAGCGGAAGCCGCACTATTCCTGA
- a CDS encoding NADPH-dependent 2,4-dienoyl-CoA reductase produces the protein MTVKNRAIMGSMHTGLEEQEDGHIRMAEFFAERARGGVGLIITGGISPNEEGGLGAKLSNAEEVARHRVITDAVHAVDPDVRICMQILHAGPIAPHDKCVAPSPVRSRISRFVPNELDEAGIEKQIADFANCTKCAQEAGYDGVEIIGSAGYLLSTFLVEKTNLRTDRWGGSFENRMRFPLEIVRRCRAAVGDDFIIIFRIAAMDMLQGGMSWEEVVQLAHELEKAGVSVISTHFTWHESAVPTIATMVPRAAFTSVTGRLKKQVSVPVITSNRINMPDVAEAVLERGDADLVSMARPMLADSQFMNKAAEGREDEINTCIACNQACLDHTFGGNQEVSCLVNPRACHETQLAYKPTNAPKRIAVVGAGPAGLAYSTIAAERGHKVDLFDQSPEIGGQFNLAKRIPGKEEFFETLRYFKRQIEVTGVNAKLGKRVDADFLKSGAYDEIVLATGIAPRTPGIKGIDHPSVVGYIDAILGNKPIGKRVAIIGAGGIGFDVAELITHVGKSSALDIDKFAKEWGIDFENHPRGGVTGVEPVIEESPREVWLLQRKNTAVGKGLGKTTGWTHRLTLNRKGVKMIPGVTYESIDDAGLHCLVDGAPMTLEVDTIILCAGQEPLRDVYDAFEGSAENVSLVGGAYEAAELDAKRAINQAARLAAQV, from the coding sequence GTGACGGTCAAGAACCGGGCGATCATGGGGTCGATGCATACCGGGCTGGAAGAGCAGGAAGACGGGCATATCCGTATGGCGGAATTCTTCGCTGAACGCGCCCGCGGCGGTGTCGGCCTGATCATAACCGGAGGCATCTCGCCGAATGAAGAAGGCGGGTTGGGGGCCAAGCTCTCCAACGCCGAAGAAGTCGCCCGGCACCGCGTCATCACCGATGCGGTTCATGCAGTAGATCCGGACGTGCGCATCTGCATGCAGATCCTGCATGCCGGACCGATCGCACCGCATGACAAATGCGTCGCCCCCTCTCCCGTCAGGTCGCGTATCTCCCGGTTTGTTCCCAACGAACTGGACGAAGCGGGGATCGAGAAGCAGATCGCGGACTTCGCCAATTGCACAAAGTGCGCCCAGGAGGCCGGCTATGACGGGGTCGAGATTATCGGCTCTGCCGGCTACCTGCTCTCGACCTTCCTGGTCGAGAAGACCAATCTCCGCACAGACCGTTGGGGAGGCTCCTTCGAGAACCGCATGCGGTTCCCGCTGGAGATTGTCCGCCGTTGCCGGGCAGCGGTTGGCGATGACTTCATCATCATCTTCCGCATCGCCGCCATGGACATGCTTCAGGGCGGCATGTCGTGGGAGGAAGTCGTGCAACTCGCCCACGAGTTGGAGAAGGCCGGCGTTTCGGTCATCTCGACCCACTTCACCTGGCACGAATCCGCCGTGCCCACGATTGCCACAATGGTCCCGCGCGCAGCCTTCACCAGCGTGACCGGGCGTCTGAAAAAGCAGGTCTCCGTTCCGGTCATCACGAGCAACCGGATCAATATGCCGGATGTGGCAGAAGCCGTGCTGGAGCGCGGAGACGCAGACCTGGTCTCAATGGCCCGCCCGATGCTCGCCGACTCCCAGTTCATGAACAAGGCGGCCGAAGGCCGCGAGGATGAAATCAATACCTGCATCGCCTGTAACCAGGCCTGCCTGGATCATACTTTCGGCGGCAATCAGGAAGTAAGCTGTCTGGTAAACCCGCGCGCGTGCCATGAGACACAGCTTGCCTACAAACCCACGAACGCCCCGAAACGCATCGCCGTTGTCGGAGCCGGCCCGGCCGGACTAGCCTATTCTACAATCGCCGCCGAACGCGGACACAAAGTGGACCTGTTCGATCAGTCCCCTGAGATCGGCGGCCAGTTCAATCTGGCCAAGAGAATTCCGGGAAAAGAGGAATTTTTCGAAACGCTTCGCTACTTCAAGCGCCAGATCGAAGTGACCGGCGTGAATGCCAAACTCGGAAAACGGGTAGATGCGGATTTTCTCAAATCCGGCGCATATGATGAAATTGTTCTGGCAACCGGCATCGCCCCACGCACTCCCGGGATCAAGGGCATCGATCACCCGAGCGTGGTTGGCTACATCGACGCCATTCTGGGCAACAAACCGATCGGCAAACGCGTCGCCATTATCGGCGCCGGCGGTATTGGGTTCGATGTGGCAGAACTGATCACGCATGTGGGCAAGTCATCTGCGCTCGACATCGATAAATTTGCCAAGGAGTGGGGCATCGATTTCGAGAACCATCCCCGCGGCGGCGTCACCGGCGTTGAGCCGGTTATCGAAGAATCTCCCCGGGAAGTCTGGCTCCTGCAGCGTAAGAACACTGCGGTCGGCAAAGGACTGGGAAAGACAACAGGATGGACCCACCGCCTGACGCTTAACCGGAAAGGCGTAAAAATGATTCCAGGCGTTACTTATGAAAGTATCGATGACGCCGGACTCCATTGCCTGGTCGATGGCGCCCCGATGACTCTGGAGGTGGACACGATCATCCTTTGCGCCGGCCAGGAACCTCTACGGGACGTGTACGACGCTTTTGAAGGTTCCGCAGAGAATGTGTCTCTCGTTGGCGGCGCTTACGAAGCTGCCGAGCTCGACGCCAAGCGCGCCATCAATCAGGCGGCGAGACTGGCTGCACAGGTCTGA